Within the Oncorhynchus kisutch isolate 150728-3 linkage group LG13, Okis_V2, whole genome shotgun sequence genome, the region GTGCtatctggaacccaaaagggttcttcagctgttcccatagaagaagcctttgaagaaccctttctccacaaactacactcttagaagaaaagggttccaaaagggttctacggCTGTccgtttttggttccaggtaaaaccctttttggctccaagtagaaccattttgggttccatataaaaccctttccaaatcatatcaaatcaaattttatttgtcacatacacatggttagctaaTGGTTAGttcatgcgagtgtagcgaaatgcttgtgcttctagttccgacaatgcagtaataaccaacaagtaatctaactaacaattctaaaactactgtcttatacacacaagtgtaaggggataaagaatatgcacataaagatatatgaatgagtgatggtacagagcggcataggcaagatgcagtagatggtatcgagtacagtatatacatatgagatgagtatgtaaacaaagtggcatagttagtggctagtgatacatgtattacataaagatgcagtagataataaagagtacagtatatacgtatacatatgagatgaataatgtagggtatgtaaacattatattaggtagcattgtttaaagtggctagtgatatattttacatcatttcccatcaattcccattattaaagtggctggagttcagtcagtgtgttggcagcagccactcaatgttagtgggggctgtttaacagtctgatggccttgagatagaagctgtttttcagtctctcggtcccagctttgaggcacctgtactgacctcgccttctggatgatagcggggtgaacaggcagtggctcgggtggttgttgtccttgatgatctttatggccttcctgtaacatcgggtggtgtaggtgtcctggagggcaggtagtttgcccccggtgatgcgttgtgcagacctcactaccctctggagagccttacggttgtgggcggagcagttgccgtaccaggcggtgatacagcccgccaggatgctctcgattgtgcatctgtagaagtttgtgagtgcttttggtgacaagccgaatttcttcagcctcctgaggttgaagaggcgctgctgcgccttcttcacgatgctgtctgtgtgggtggaccaattcagtttgtctgtgatgtgtatgccgaggaacttaaaacttgctaccctctccactactgttccatcgatgtggataggggggtgttccctcggctgtttcctgaagtccacaatcatctccttagttttgttgacattgagtgtgaggttattttcctgacaccacactccgagggccctcacctcctccctgtaggccgtctcatcgttgttggtaatcaagcctaccactgttgtgtcgtccgcaaacttgatgattgagttggaggcgtgcgtggccacgcagtcgtgggtgaacagggagtacaggagagggctcagaacgcacccttgtggggccccagtgttgaggatcagcggtgtggagatgttgttgcctaccctcaccacctgggggcggcccgtcaggaagtccagtacccagttgcacagggcggggtcgagacccagggtctcgagcttgatgacgagcttggagggtactatggtgttaaatgccgagctgtagtcgatgaacagcattctcacataggtattcctcttgtccagatgggttagggcagtgtgcagtgtggttgagattgcatcgtctgtggacctatttgggcggtaagcaaattggagtgggtctagggtgtcaggtagggtggaggtgatatggtccttgactagtctctcaaagcacttcatgatgacggaagtgagtgctacggggcgatagtcgtttagctcagttaccttagctttcttgggaacaggaacaatggtggccctcttgaagcatgtgggaacagcagactgggatagggattgattgaatatgtcagtaaacacaccagccagctggtctgcgcatgctctgagggcgcggctggggatgccgtctgggcctgcagccttgcgagggttaacacgtttaaatgttttactcacctcggctgcagtgaaggagaggccgcatgttttggttgcaggccgtgtcagtggcactgtattgtcctcaaagcgggcaaaaaaagttatttagtctgcctgggagcaagacatcctggtccacagagggttctacatggaacccaaaatggttctacattgagacaaaaaatagttttttacttggaaccaaaaagggttctcctatggggacagctggagAACCCTTCTGAAACCATTTCCCCCCCCCTAAGAATATAGTTTGGGTAACAAGTTCTGTCTCGACACCAACAGCAACAAGGTAGCCTAGAGAACAGGTTCTCTCTCTCGATGCACTTAGCTGAAtagccgttgtgcccttgagcaaagtaCTTCTACCCACAGGGATGTTGCAATGTGGCTGAACTTCCTTCCTCCCAAATGTGTGCCGTGTGGTGAGACTGGGAGCAGAAGAAACAGATGGACTATTCAGTACTGTTCTATTCTTTTTACAATATGTTTATTTGGTTTTCCAAGTACAGTTGCTCAGAAACAGTCTGTAACAAGAATCCCCCAAAAACTAACCCACCCACATTAACAAACACAGAACTGTTGTATTCAAGGCAGATGTGGAGCGGGCGGTGAAGGCCATGGACCACCTGGCCACCGGCACCATGACCGGCCTGGCTATCCAGTACACCATGGAGACAGCCTTCACCGAGCCAGAGGGCGCCCGACCTGCCGACATGCACATCCCCCGCATCGCCATGATCATAACGGACGGGCGCCCCCAGGACACGGTGGAAGAGGTGGCGGCACAGGCCCGGCAGGCGGGCATCCAGATATTCGCCATCGGAGTGGGCAGGGTGGATATGAACACGCTGCGGGTCATCGGGAGTGAGCCCCACTCGGAGCATGTGTACCTGGTGGCCAACTTCAGCCAGATAGAGACCCTCACCTCCGTCTTCCAGTCCAATCTGTGTGGAGGTGTtttctctctgttcatctctcaACACACTCATGTGCTTTATTCATTATATTGATGGAGATTCTAAGGATgtattatttgtgtgtgtgtgtgtgtgtgtgtgtgtgtgtgtgtgtgtgtgtgtgtgtgtgtgtgtgtgtgtgtgtgtgtgtgtgtgtgtgtgtgtgtgtgtgtgtgtgtgtgtgtgcctcctaCATGTGCCGGTGTAGAAAGGGTTACACCCTTAACTATGATGGCAAGACCTGCCACGGTGAGTGAGCAACTTAGTCGACTGTGCTCAACTCTATTATAACAGGCTTGACCACATCATTTGACTAAGAACATGGAAAATATGTTGCTTTTGGACAGACAAATTCACTAGAGGGGAACAAGGAAAAAAGTCAGTGGTGTAAATTAGAATCAGTGGGGCCTAGctggctgggttagggtttgcCTGTGGGACGGTGCAGTGCTAGGGCTGGTGGGatagcaggagcagcagcagaggcatagggtaagggttagctaCAGCAGTAGCATTAAATCCTGTCTTTGCCTATGTTGTGGTCCTCCTGGTTCTGTAGCGGAAGACCCGTGTGATGTGGTGGACCATGGCTGTGCCCACATCTGTGCCAAGGTGCCAGGGGTACTTGGCTACGAGTGTCGCTGCCGGCTTGGGTATGAACTCAACGAGGACGAGAGGACGTGCCGAAGTGAGATTCTTAGTTTTTCCTCTTTCATTCGttcatttattattttttttatttttttgtggttATGACTAGTTAGCATAGAAAAAACTATGAATTTATCTGCTGTTGAAGGTTAACCTGAATTCCACAGATTTCCATCTGTCCTTTCATTGCTCAAATCTGATGGTCTATTATACTGAACAATAAATAATTTGTTTTGGGTTACATTTCAGTCCATGGACTGGCTCAGTGATGCAACTATGCTTGACTATTGTAGTGTTCACAATCAGTTCTTTAAGCAGTTGAAGGGATGAATGTCCCAGATCAGTCCAACTCTAATACAGTATTTGGTCTATCTTGTTGCCAGACGGAGGTCCAAGTCCACCCACATTTGGACGTGCCCCTAGTTCTCTAGTGGAACTTCAGACTTCAGAGTAGCATAGGGGAGATCTCCAAGAGGAAGTGTGCTTTTTGAATCATCTCACTGGCTGCTGAAATATGGGGGAGTGTGTCCAGGGTGTTAGAATACAAAGAGATCATAACACAGCCAGGGTTCCATCTGGTTTGATCTGTGGAAaggtttctacatggaacccaaaaggggttcttcaaagggttctcctatggggacagccgaacaACCCTTtctggttctagatagcacctttttttccaaGAGTGTATGTTCCGATGCAAATTTCACAATAAACATTTTAGTTAACTTCAGAAAGCACCCTGTGGGTTAATCAAAACGGTAAGTGCTTAAAAGAAATAGGCAGAAACAACTGGTGTTACAGGAAAAAAATACAATTCCAAATTACAGGCACCTATTCCCTCCTTTATCTCTTGTTAACATCCTGAGAATAATGTATGAATTCAAGCCAATCTATGTGTGTCTCTACCTTTCCCCCCCAGGAATAGATTACTGTGACCTGGGGAACCATGGCTGTCAGCATGACTGTGTCAGCTCTCCTGAGTCCTACGTCTGTAGATGCACGAGGGGCTATGTTCTCAACCGCGATGGCAAGACCTGCAGCAGTAAGTTCATCACTCCTCTGGTTGTATGAACTGTGTTACTGTGCTATTAACAACACTGGACTCAACCTCCCCCTCCTGAGATGGCAGTGCCAGTATACCTCTAAAAATGGTTTAAAATATATTACATCCAACAAATAAAGCAATCGTAAACTGTTCATTCAAAATATCAGTCCCTGGAGGACTCAGCAACAGAGTGCTGTGCTCACTGCGTGGGCAGTGTTGAGGAAAACATttgtaatgtatttatttgttgaaTGTAGTGAATATGTGAGTCACTGTTATATTTCTATATAACAGTGTAGAAGTGTTACTTCCCTGAAAGAATATTAGCATGCgttgtccctttctctcttctgccTTGTTTCTATCTCTGTACCCGATGTGACTAACACCTCTCAGAGAttgaccactgtgctcttggcgACCATGGGTGTGAACATGAGTGTGTGAACACTGAAGATGTATTTTTCTGTAAATGCAATGAAGGCTACATACTCAGACCTGATAATAAAGCCTGCAAAAGTAAGTCTCACCTGCTTCACACTAGAATAGTGTATGCTCTCAGTCTCACCTAATACACAGAAATATAACTTGTATTCAACTTTTTACTAAGATTTCAACATACTAGCAGGTCTTGCTTATTGACCTCAACAACTGGGTCTGATCACTTTTACTTACTGCAGAGCTGGATCCATGTTCCCTTGGTAACCATGGGTGTGAGCATGACTGTGTGAACACTGAAGATTCATTTGTGTGTAGATGTCGAGAAGTCTACAAACTCAGACCTGATAACAGAACCTGCCAGAGTAAGTCCATGGCCTGCTTCCATGTCTTCCTATCAGCTGTGTGGTAACAGATCTTTTGGACATTGCACAGTAATAAGAGGATTCTCTATGCATCATGCTGTTTTGGCCCAATGGATTCACATCCCTTTGAATTGATATGTTAGAATGAATGTTACGCATTAATGCTTATGTGACTGAGGGAAGTTGGACTGCCTTCAAATATACACCTAATTGCCTCTTTTGTAATGGGTCTGACTGTGACTGAGTGTTTTTCCATCCTGGTATTTATATGTTACATAATTTGGATGAGAGTGATTATGAGGTCATGGTTAATCCTGATGCTCCCTCTAGTCCAGGGTGTTATTTTCCTGGATTAAGAGGAATATTCCATACCGTTTGACAGTGACAGGCACATGTCGTGAAGGAAGAAAGAGTAGTTCTCGATAGGTAGATAGATGGATATTCGTGCACATTATTATCCAATGTTGCATTGAAATGACTGTTTTTGGAACCATGAAGCCTGGAGTAGAGAACACACATTTCCATTATTAATGAGAATTATCCTTATACTATTTCAATATGACCTGcaccaggggcgcaactttcactggggaatggggggacatgtcccccccacattctgaaattgcatttttgtccccacccccagttttatcattggaatgtgatacaaaacgaggcaacggtgtgctttaggaccatgcggatgcctccgagcggtcgggtaggctgttggGAGTGTTTATCtgaatggataaaaaaaatgtaaaagaaaaATATGTCCCCGCCACTTCTAAAAACAAAGTTGTGCCCCTGATCGGCACACAGGTCTTCATAATGTTGGGCCATTATTGTAGAATGAGCCAGTTATTAGCCTATCAGCGAACTCATTTAAGTAATGTAGGCTAGTACTTTCTGCTGCTGTCTTGCCATGGTATAGTTTATTTGGGGAGTCGTGACTTGACTCAACACTATTTGTCTCTACTATGGCAGAGGCAGTGTGTGGAGATGGAGTGATGGATCTGGTATTTGTAATTGACGGCTCTAAGAGCCTGGGACCGGCCAACTTTGAGCTGGTCAAGCAGTTTGTGAACGGCATCGTGGACTCTCTGGACGTGTCCGGCACGGGCACCCACGTGGGGCTGCTGCAGTACTCCAGTAAGGTCCGCACAGAGTTCATCCTGGGTCAGTATACCTCAGGCCTGGACATCAACAGGGCCGTATTGCGGATGCAGTACATGGGCAGAGGATCCATGACAGGTGCTGCCCTGCGTCACATGTTTGAGTACAGCTTCTCTGCCAAGGAGGGGGCCAGGCCCGACATACCACGGGTCAGCATCGTGTTCACCGATGGACGATCCCAGGATGATGTGTCGAAATGGGCCACTAAGGCAAAGGATGCTGGTATGGTTTCTTTACGTTGTGTTTGCTTAACTTGATCTGATTGCAGAGCCATTTAAAGAGCCTTTAATAGAGTGCCATCTTCTCTTAAAGGAGTCATTCATCCACTTCCTTCTGACCTTTGACCTGCTTCCCCGCCCCCAGGTATCACGATATATGCA harbors:
- the LOC109901685 gene encoding matrilin-2-like; the protein is MRALAFGLFCLLCCDAVRVDHRDRRRPRPSVLSRGRNDSAVQSNSVESLCKGKPLDFVFIIDSSRSVRPSDYEKVKIFITNILAFLDVGPEATRVGLLQYGSVVQNEFSLNTYSSKADVERAVKAMDHLATGTMTGLAIQYTMETAFTEPEGARPADMHIPRIAMIITDGRPQDTVEEVAAQARQAGIQIFAIGVGRVDMNTLRVIGSEPHSEHVYLVANFSQIETLTSVFQSNLCGAEDPCDVVDHGCAHICAKVPGVLGYECRCRLGYELNEDERTCRRIDYCDLGNHGCQHDCVSSPESYVCRCTRGYVLNRDGKTCSKIDHCALGDHGCEHECVNTEDVFFCKCNEGYILRPDNKACKKLDPCSLGNHGCEHDCVNTEDSFVCRCREVYKLRPDNRTCQKAVCGDGVMDLVFVIDGSKSLGPANFELVKQFVNGIVDSLDVSGTGTHVGLLQYSSKVRTEFILGQYTSGLDINRAVLRMQYMGRGSMTGAALRHMFEYSFSAKEGARPDIPRVSIVFTDGRSQDDVSKWATKAKDAGITIYALGVGKAIEEELREIASEPDDKHLYYAEDFSNMGEITDKLKSRICKEKPSPQDMCKCENVMLFQRQVNEQLRRLTQNIEVVSERMETLENQLEPK